A single region of the Massilia sp. erpn genome encodes:
- a CDS encoding MarR family winged helix-turn-helix transcriptional regulator, which yields MMLQTSLAIPCTCFQLRKLTRTVTRFYDQRLLAQAGLKNTQFSLLSHVLQLSLPMARLAAEMGMERTTLTRNLRPMIEAGWVELQAGGDPRQRIVAITAAGREVQRAARPAWRAAQKELEALLGAQAVASLHGDIEHALARLTEFLDGN from the coding sequence ATGATGCTCCAGACCAGCCTCGCCATTCCCTGCACCTGCTTCCAACTGCGCAAGCTGACGCGCACCGTCACGCGCTTTTACGACCAGCGCCTGCTGGCCCAGGCGGGCTTGAAGAATACCCAGTTCTCGCTCCTGAGCCATGTGCTGCAACTGTCCCTGCCCATGGCGCGACTGGCGGCCGAAATGGGCATGGAACGCACCACGCTGACGCGCAATCTGCGGCCCATGATCGAGGCGGGCTGGGTCGAGCTGCAGGCGGGTGGCGATCCGCGCCAACGCATCGTCGCCATCACGGCGGCAGGGCGCGAGGTGCAGCGCGCCGCCCGTCCGGCCTGGCGCGCGGCGCAGAAGGAGCTGGAGGCGCTGCTCGGCGCGCAGGCCGTGGCCAGCCTGCATGGCGATATCGAGCATGCGCTGGCACGCTTGACGGAATTTCTCGACGGTAACTAA
- the ispF gene encoding 2-C-methyl-D-erythritol 2,4-cyclodiphosphate synthase: MTATPALPFRIGQGYDCHKLVEGRKLILGGVDIPHEKGLLGHSDADALLHAITDAILGAAALGDIGRHFPDTDPTFKGADSRVLLREAAKRVRATGYDIGNIDATIIAQRPKMAPHIGAMAAHIAEDLGVTVGQVNVKAKTNEKMGYLGREEGINAEAVALLVLRPA, translated from the coding sequence ATGACAGCCACTCCCGCACTCCCATTCCGCATCGGCCAGGGCTACGACTGCCACAAGCTGGTCGAAGGCCGCAAACTGATTTTGGGCGGCGTCGATATCCCGCACGAAAAAGGCTTGCTGGGCCACTCCGACGCTGACGCCTTGCTGCATGCGATCACCGATGCCATCCTGGGCGCGGCGGCGCTGGGCGATATCGGCCGCCATTTCCCCGACACCGATCCCACGTTCAAGGGCGCAGATTCGCGCGTGCTGCTGCGCGAAGCGGCCAAGCGCGTGCGCGCCACCGGTTACGATATCGGCAATATCGACGCCACCATCATTGCCCAGCGGCCGAAGATGGCGCCGCATATCGGCGCCATGGCGGCGCATATCGCCGAGGATCTGGGCGTAACGGTGGGCCAGGTGAACGTCAAGGCCAAGACCAACGAGAAGATGGGCTATCTGGGCCGCGAGGAAGGCATCAATGCCGAAGCCGTGGCGCTGCTGGTGCTGCGCCCTGCTTAA
- the ispD gene encoding 2-C-methyl-D-erythritol 4-phosphate cytidylyltransferase, producing MTASDNKNPPRPVRYFALIPAAGVGARMAAATPKQYLALGGQPMLAHTLQAFLGSELITHTYVVVSAEDGYIDAIVPPSGVTVLRCGGATRMDSVLNGLRALRDLAADGDMVLVHDAARPGLTPELIRKLIEEVGANPAGGLLALPVVDTVKSTRGGAVATIPRDGMWLAQTPQMFSYALLLRALSSAPDANAITDDASAVEMLGLAPQLVEGHPRNLKVTLPSDIRIAEMYLEQDKK from the coding sequence ATGACAGCAAGCGATAACAAGAATCCCCCGCGGCCGGTGCGCTACTTTGCGCTGATTCCGGCCGCCGGCGTCGGCGCGCGCATGGCCGCTGCCACGCCAAAACAATACCTGGCGCTGGGCGGCCAGCCGATGCTGGCCCATACCCTGCAAGCCTTCCTCGGCAGCGAGTTGATTACCCATACCTATGTGGTGGTGAGCGCGGAAGACGGCTATATCGATGCCATCGTGCCACCGTCCGGCGTGACGGTGCTGCGCTGCGGCGGCGCCACCCGCATGGACTCGGTGCTGAACGGCCTGCGCGCCTTGCGGGACCTTGCCGCCGATGGTGATATGGTGCTGGTGCACGACGCCGCCCGTCCCGGCCTGACGCCGGAACTGATCCGCAAACTGATTGAGGAAGTGGGCGCGAACCCGGCCGGCGGCCTGCTCGCGCTGCCCGTGGTGGATACCGTGAAAAGCACGCGCGGCGGCGCCGTCGCCACCATCCCGCGCGACGGCATGTGGCTGGCGCAGACGCCGCAGATGTTCAGCTATGCGCTGCTGCTGCGCGCGCTGTCCTCGGCGCCCGACGCCAACGCCATCACCGACGACGCCAGCGCCGTTGAAATGCTGGGCCTCGCGCCGCAGCTGGTGGAAGGCCATCCGCGCAATCTGAAGGTCACGCTGCCGAGCGATATCCGCATCGCAGAAATGTATCTGGAACAGGACAAGAAATGA
- a CDS encoding MFS transporter — translation MQSTSSAPAADFSAASPAPKPSLATWLAVLSVGVGAFALVTTEFLPVGLLPQIAAELRISEGQAGLLVTMPGYIAALSALAVTIGVGKADRRIVLLSLLSLLFVSNLVVALAPNFAWVLAGRALLGVAVGGFWAVGLAVGPRLVSLQYATRANSLIFAGVSLGTVAGVPAGALLGDIMGWRVAFGAAAGVAVVVLLTQLLLLPKLPVNRGVALRDLPQLLHIPKARIGLIATLLIFVAQFSAYTYISPFLEQVTRMNAKTISALLLAYGVTGFFGNILGGWIAEKSVRGALTGTALVMGLATASLPLLGADPLAATVLVSIWGLAFGAMPISVQSWMMKSAPDAMDSGGALFVATAQVALASGAAVGGVAVDHFGLFSAMFLGGSFAAATVFVMLKFGSPRRFASRLHVVH, via the coding sequence ATGCAGTCCACCTCCAGCGCCCCGGCGGCCGATTTCAGCGCCGCCAGCCCCGCGCCCAAACCGTCGCTGGCCACCTGGCTGGCCGTGCTGTCCGTCGGCGTCGGCGCTTTCGCCCTCGTCACCACCGAATTCCTGCCGGTCGGCCTGCTGCCGCAGATCGCCGCCGAACTGCGCATCAGCGAAGGCCAGGCCGGCCTGCTGGTCACGATGCCCGGCTATATCGCCGCCCTCTCCGCCCTGGCCGTGACCATCGGCGTGGGCAAGGCCGACCGCCGCATCGTGCTGCTCAGCCTGCTCTCTCTGCTCTTCGTCTCGAATCTGGTGGTGGCGCTGGCGCCGAACTTTGCCTGGGTGCTGGCCGGACGCGCCCTGCTCGGCGTGGCCGTCGGCGGCTTCTGGGCCGTGGGCCTGGCGGTCGGGCCGCGCCTGGTGTCGCTGCAGTACGCCACGCGCGCCAATTCCCTGATCTTTGCCGGCGTCTCGCTCGGCACCGTGGCCGGCGTGCCGGCCGGCGCGCTGCTGGGCGACATCATGGGCTGGCGCGTGGCCTTCGGCGCCGCGGCCGGCGTGGCCGTGGTGGTGCTGCTGACCCAGCTCCTGCTGCTGCCCAAGCTGCCGGTCAACCGCGGTGTCGCCCTGCGCGACCTGCCGCAGCTGCTGCACATTCCCAAGGCGCGCATCGGCCTGATCGCCACGCTGCTGATTTTCGTGGCCCAGTTCTCGGCCTATACCTATATCTCGCCCTTCCTGGAGCAGGTCACGCGCATGAATGCGAAGACCATCAGCGCCCTGCTGCTGGCCTATGGCGTGACGGGCTTCTTCGGCAATATCCTCGGCGGCTGGATCGCGGAGAAAAGCGTGCGCGGCGCGCTGACCGGCACCGCCCTGGTGATGGGCCTGGCCACGGCCAGCCTGCCGCTGCTGGGCGCCGATCCGCTGGCGGCCACGGTGCTGGTGTCCATCTGGGGCCTGGCCTTTGGCGCGATGCCGATTTCGGTGCAGAGCTGGATGATGAAATCGGCGCCGGATGCGATGGACTCGGGCGGCGCCCTGTTCGTCGCCACCGCCCAGGTGGCGCTGGCCAGCGGCGCCGCCGTCGGCGGCGTGGCGGTCGACCACTTCGGTCTGTTCAGCGCCATGTTCCTCGGCGGGTCGTTCGCCGCCGCCACCGTCTTTGTCATGCTGAAGTTCGGCAGCCCGCGCCGTTTTGCGAGCCGCCTGCACGTGGTGCATTAA
- a CDS encoding PaaI family thioesterase, producing the protein MEAQETAASWLSDEAAMRARLAEPGVAGLDKLRGSSGLAFLQGIGNGDLPPAPMLELLGMTPIAVSEGRTLFQGRPGAQHFNPSGSVHGGYAATLLDTAVGCAVHSCLPPGKGYTTLELKVNFIRALSDKTGPIRAEGRVISVGGQVGIAEGRITDANGKLYAHATTTCLIFPI; encoded by the coding sequence ATGGAAGCACAAGAGACGGCGGCAAGCTGGCTGAGCGACGAGGCGGCAATGCGCGCGCGCCTGGCGGAACCTGGCGTGGCGGGACTCGACAAGCTGCGCGGCAGCAGCGGCCTGGCATTTCTGCAAGGGATAGGCAATGGCGACCTGCCGCCGGCACCGATGCTGGAACTGCTGGGTATGACCCCGATCGCGGTCAGCGAAGGCCGCACCCTGTTCCAGGGCCGGCCCGGCGCCCAGCACTTCAATCCCAGCGGCAGCGTGCACGGCGGCTACGCGGCCACCCTGCTCGACACCGCGGTCGGCTGCGCCGTGCACAGCTGCCTGCCGCCCGGCAAAGGCTATACCACGCTGGAACTGAAGGTAAACTTCATCCGCGCCCTGAGCGACAAGACCGGCCCGATCCGCGCCGAAGGCCGCGTCATCAGCGTCGGCGGCCAGGTCGGCATCGCCGAGGGCCGCATCACCGACGCCAACGGCAAGCTCTACGCCCACGCCACCACCACCTGCCTGATCTTCCCGATCTGA
- a CDS encoding NUDIX domain-containing protein codes for MDAHLKETRIDGELAYDGHFLKVQRDRIKLPNGAETGREYIKHPGAVVILPLLDDGRVLLERQFRYPLDRVFIELPAGKIDPGEESLACAKRELEEETGYSAGEWHYLTTIHNAIAYSDEHLDIFLARGLKAGEVKLDEGEFIETITATPEEMLDWVRTGRITDVKTIIGAFWLERINSGAWKLG; via the coding sequence ATGGATGCGCACCTGAAAGAAACCCGTATCGACGGTGAGCTGGCGTACGACGGCCACTTCCTCAAGGTCCAACGCGACCGCATCAAACTGCCCAACGGCGCCGAAACCGGGCGCGAATACATCAAGCATCCGGGCGCCGTGGTGATCCTGCCGCTGCTGGACGATGGCCGCGTGCTGCTGGAGCGCCAGTTCCGCTATCCGCTCGATCGCGTCTTCATTGAACTCCCGGCCGGCAAGATCGACCCGGGCGAAGAATCCCTGGCTTGCGCCAAGCGCGAGCTGGAAGAAGAAACCGGCTACAGCGCCGGCGAGTGGCACTACCTGACCACCATCCACAACGCCATCGCCTATTCGGACGAGCATCTGGACATCTTCCTGGCGCGCGGGCTGAAAGCGGGTGAGGTGAAACTCGATGAAGGCGAATTCATCGAAACCATCACCGCCACGCCGGAAGAAATGCTGGACTGGGTCCGCACCGGCCGCATCACCGACGTCAAGACCATCATCGGCGCCTTCTGGCTGGAACGCATCAATAGCGGAGCCTGGAAGCTCGGCTGA